One region of Myxococcales bacterium genomic DNA includes:
- a CDS encoding S-adenosylmethionine:tRNA ribosyltransferase-isomerase, which yields VTNFHLPRSSLLLLVAAFAGREHILAAYREAIAGEYRFYSYGDAMLIL from the coding sequence CGTGACCAACTTTCACCTGCCCCGCTCGTCGCTGCTGCTGCTGGTGGCGGCCTTTGCGGGGCGAGAACACATCCTCGCGGCCTACCGCGAGGCAATCGCTGGGGAGTATCGGTTTTACTCCTACGGCGATGCCATGTTGATTCTGTGA